One Rosa chinensis cultivar Old Blush chromosome 5, RchiOBHm-V2, whole genome shotgun sequence genomic region harbors:
- the LOC112167710 gene encoding uncharacterized protein LOC112167710 isoform X1: MWNGLRPSSQKVLSLVAELKTLQKNNVTLEKDEEHLRINLLSAEEDVKLLFEENKVLDEANKRLLKQYRKERNNSGSDGKHTDVSTKVREREKNSFDCMFYYALILSLAFHVHEIVVGSNFMHSPLLQSNKRKSSSKVMSSSPIQGKIDFSDQESSARQPLSPLRCNSPNSRLHKKQ, translated from the exons ATGTGGAATGG CTTGAGGCCGTCATCTCAAAAAGTTTTATCGCTAGTTGCTGAGTTGAAAACACTTCAGAAGAATAATGTAACACTTGAGAAGGATGAAGAACATCTAAGGATCAATCTTCTTTCTGCTGAAGAGGAC GTCAAATTGCTTTTCGAAGAAAACAAAGTGTTAGATGAAGCTAACAAAAGATTACTAAAGCAGTACCGCAAGGAAAGAAATAATTCTGGTTCTGATGGAAAGCATACTGATGTATCAACGAAGGtaagagaaagggagaagaatagctttgattgcatgttttaCTATGCTCTTATACTTTCCTTGGCATTTCATGTCCATGAAATTGTAGTAGGATCTAATTTTATGCATTCTCCCCTTTTGCAGTCAAACAAGCGAAAATCTAGCTCTAAGGTGATGAGCAGCAGCCCGATTCAGGGGAAGATCGATTTCAGTGACCAAGAATCATCAGCAAGACAACCTCTCTCACCGTTGCGTTGTAACTCCCCTAACTCAAGACTGCATAAAAAGCAATAG
- the LOC112167710 gene encoding uncharacterized protein LOC112167710 isoform X2, with translation MWNGLRPSSQKVLSLVAELKTLQKNNVTLEKDEEHLRINLLSAEEDVKLLFEENKVLDEANKRLLKQYRKERNNSGSDGKHTDVSTKSNKRKSSSKVMSSSPIQGKIDFSDQESSARQPLSPLRCNSPNSRLHKKQ, from the exons ATGTGGAATGG CTTGAGGCCGTCATCTCAAAAAGTTTTATCGCTAGTTGCTGAGTTGAAAACACTTCAGAAGAATAATGTAACACTTGAGAAGGATGAAGAACATCTAAGGATCAATCTTCTTTCTGCTGAAGAGGAC GTCAAATTGCTTTTCGAAGAAAACAAAGTGTTAGATGAAGCTAACAAAAGATTACTAAAGCAGTACCGCAAGGAAAGAAATAATTCTGGTTCTGATGGAAAGCATACTGATGTATCAACGAAG TCAAACAAGCGAAAATCTAGCTCTAAGGTGATGAGCAGCAGCCCGATTCAGGGGAAGATCGATTTCAGTGACCAAGAATCATCAGCAAGACAACCTCTCTCACCGTTGCGTTGTAACTCCCCTAACTCAAGACTGCATAAAAAGCAATAG
- the LOC121049208 gene encoding uncharacterized protein LOC121049208 yields the protein MDPLPREVDDYIRESIDHTLGLPVSAQTLELKKLRCSEAAKRRIEGEGSSSGPIWLGCLCVFGFRPRLCNKLEKECSLYDHDREALMDFGNEADQRAKEAELRVQELEDELREELKFYKNEYERLSVDSSAEGSPVEEKLVESVLATLTKDETGAACAFWEANS from the exons ATGGATCCTCTTCCTCGAGAAGTCGACGATTACATCAGAGAGTCGATTGACCACACCCTCGGCCTCCCTGTGTCCGCACAGACTCTCGAATTGAAGAAGCTCCGGTGCTCGGAAGCGGCGAAGCGACGGATCGAAGGAGAAGGATCAAGCTCTGGACCGATTTGGTTGGGTTGCTTATGTGTTTTTGGTTTCAGGCCGAGGCTT TGTAACAAGTTGGAGAAGGAGTGCTCGCTCTATGATCATGACCGAGAGGCTTTGATGGATTTCGGAAACGAGGCAGACCAGAGGGCCAAGGAGGCTGAGTTACGGGTCCAAGAGTTGGAGGATGAATTGAGGGAAGAATTGAAGTTTTACAAGAATGAATACGAGAGGCTTTCG GTTGATTCATCTGCTGAAGGCTCACCTGTTGAAGAGAAACTAGTGGAGTCTGTTTTAGCAACATTGACCAAAGATGAGACTGGGGCGGCATGTGCATTTTGGGAGGCCAATAGCTGA